A region of Polyangiaceae bacterium DNA encodes the following proteins:
- a CDS encoding RNA-directed DNA polymerase: MSLVGLLFELKPLLEDRERNFDRIVELLEKHRNLAEYEVARFYVSRNWLDPISKRLASIDPRERLRGVRLIPLLFARATAAQHLRRMVKDADMAVASAARAAVHSLGIADVAPPDRRAPPPRYPGPSALGGWNPSGWTFGLHRDHWAFRANRAKAKTPPKADVPPLKTPKDLAALLGVKVTALRSLSRPGTGPGSGYVEFEIPKRTGGVRRISAPRMPLKRVQRTILDQILAKLPAHPAAHGFVEERSTVSNASPHVGAAIVVRVDIENFFPTVHYRRVFGFFFQHYGEEVAKALSQLTTHRPKLPDGTVVWPGALPQGAPTSPAIANLVCRRLDARLAALAKKASANYTRYADDLTFSFRDPPDRLGRFLWWVNAILQQEGFTENVKKRRIMRKGNRMAVTGLVVNDKVGIPREDRRRFKAILNNCRHHGVESQARGKPDFAAWLRGYAAYARMVHPKLGEKWQREVEELLAK; the protein is encoded by the coding sequence ATGAGCCTGGTCGGCCTGTTATTCGAGCTGAAACCGTTGCTCGAAGACCGCGAGCGCAACTTCGATCGTATCGTCGAGCTGCTTGAAAAACACCGCAACCTTGCCGAGTACGAGGTGGCGCGGTTTTACGTCAGCCGCAATTGGCTCGACCCCATCTCCAAACGGCTCGCGAGCATCGATCCACGTGAACGATTGCGGGGCGTTCGGTTGATCCCACTATTGTTTGCGCGAGCAACGGCAGCTCAACACTTGCGTCGCATGGTCAAAGATGCGGACATGGCCGTTGCAAGCGCAGCGCGAGCAGCCGTTCACTCGCTTGGTATTGCCGACGTTGCGCCGCCCGATCGGCGTGCGCCACCTCCGCGGTATCCGGGCCCTTCGGCGCTCGGAGGTTGGAATCCAAGCGGTTGGACATTTGGGCTGCACCGGGATCATTGGGCATTTCGAGCGAACAGGGCCAAGGCAAAGACGCCTCCGAAGGCCGACGTTCCCCCGCTCAAGACGCCGAAAGACCTCGCTGCGCTTTTGGGCGTCAAAGTCACGGCGCTTCGTTCGTTATCGCGTCCAGGCACGGGTCCAGGATCGGGTTACGTCGAATTTGAGATTCCCAAGCGCACGGGAGGCGTACGGCGCATTTCGGCTCCGCGCATGCCGCTAAAGCGTGTTCAGCGCACCATTTTGGACCAAATCCTCGCCAAATTGCCCGCGCATCCGGCTGCGCATGGGTTTGTCGAAGAACGATCGACGGTGAGCAATGCTTCACCGCACGTGGGGGCGGCGATCGTCGTTCGTGTCGACATCGAAAACTTCTTCCCGACCGTGCATTATCGCCGGGTCTTCGGCTTTTTCTTTCAGCATTACGGCGAAGAAGTGGCCAAAGCTCTGTCGCAGCTCACGACCCATAGGCCCAAATTGCCCGATGGAACCGTGGTTTGGCCGGGCGCATTGCCACAAGGCGCACCGACTTCGCCTGCCATTGCGAATTTGGTGTGCCGAAGGCTCGATGCGCGCCTCGCGGCGCTCGCCAAGAAAGCGTCCGCGAATTACACGCGTTATGCGGACGATTTGACCTTTTCGTTCCGCGATCCACCCGACCGATTGGGGCGATTTCTGTGGTGGGTCAATGCCATTCTGCAGCAGGAGGGTTTTACCGAGAACGTCAAAAAACGCCGTATCATGCGCAAAGGCAATCGAATGGCCGTCACGGGCCTCGTCGTCAACGACAAAGTCGGAATTCCGCGCGAGGATCGCCGCAGGTTCAAAGCCATTCTCAACAATTGCCGCCATCACGGCGTCGAATCGCAAGCACGCGGAAAGCCAGACTTTGCTGCGTGGCTCCGAGGGTATGCCGCATATGCGCGAATGGTTCACCCGAAGCTCGGCGAAAAGTGGCAACGTGAAGTCGAGGAGCTGCTTGCCAAGTGA
- a CDS encoding aminotransferase class V-fold PLP-dependent enzyme, protein MTISFPESHAARVRPYWELDPAITFLNHGSFGACPKPVLDVQTALRVEIEREPVRFFARALETLFHEALEALAGFVGANVDDLAFVSNATTGVNTVLRSLSFEPGDELLTTDHAYNACRNALDFIAENARARVVVAAIPFPIESPDQVIAALMERVTSRTRLVLIDHITSPTGIVFPVETIVPELESRGIDTLVDGAHAPGMIPLNLDALGAAYYTGNCHKWMCAPKGAAFLHVRRDKQGRIRPLSISHGANSQQTTLSRFRLEFDWTGTMDPTPWLAIPAALRFMSSLLPGGMAAIAHHNRQTALAARKLLAETLACALPAPDSMIGSMAAISVPDANERAPLGLLEFDALQEGLFQRHRIEVPIVPFPRWPRRLVRISAQIYNDPDDYRHLAKALVTELDGRT, encoded by the coding sequence GTGACCATTTCCTTTCCTGAATCTCATGCCGCCCGCGTACGTCCGTACTGGGAGCTTGATCCAGCCATTACATTTCTGAATCACGGGTCGTTCGGCGCTTGCCCAAAGCCCGTACTCGACGTGCAAACCGCATTGCGCGTGGAAATCGAGCGCGAACCGGTGCGTTTTTTCGCTCGCGCCCTGGAGACTCTTTTCCATGAAGCGTTGGAGGCACTGGCTGGGTTCGTCGGGGCCAATGTCGACGATCTCGCGTTCGTCAGCAATGCGACGACGGGGGTCAACACCGTTTTGCGATCGCTGTCGTTCGAGCCTGGTGACGAGCTTTTGACGACGGATCACGCCTACAATGCTTGTCGCAATGCGCTCGATTTCATTGCAGAAAATGCCAGGGCGCGCGTCGTCGTTGCAGCGATCCCATTTCCCATCGAATCACCCGATCAGGTCATCGCCGCGCTCATGGAGCGCGTCACGTCGCGTACGCGCCTCGTGCTCATCGATCACATTACGAGTCCCACCGGAATCGTTTTTCCTGTTGAAACGATTGTCCCGGAGCTAGAGAGCCGTGGAATCGACACCCTGGTCGACGGTGCGCATGCTCCAGGAATGATTCCGCTCAATCTCGATGCGCTTGGCGCTGCATATTATACGGGCAACTGTCATAAGTGGATGTGTGCGCCCAAGGGCGCGGCATTTTTGCATGTTCGCCGTGACAAACAGGGTCGCATCAGGCCGCTCTCCATAAGCCATGGGGCGAACAGCCAACAAACAACTTTATCACGATTTCGCTTGGAATTCGATTGGACGGGCACCATGGATCCGACTCCATGGCTCGCGATTCCGGCAGCGCTTCGGTTCATGTCGTCGCTGCTCCCGGGAGGCATGGCTGCCATTGCTCATCATAATCGCCAAACGGCACTGGCGGCGCGAAAGCTCTTGGCGGAAACGCTTGCATGCGCCCTGCCCGCACCTGATTCGATGATTGGCTCGATGGCGGCGATCAGCGTGCCGGACGCGAATGAAAGGGCACCTTTGGGCCTATTGGAATTCGATGCGCTGCAAGAAGGCCTATTTCAGCGCCATCGAATCGAAGTGCCGATCGTTCCGTTCCCGCGCTGGCCTCGAAGATTGGTCCGCATTTCTGCGCAAATCTACAACGATCCCGACGACTATCGACATTTGGCAAAAGCCCTCGTGACCGAGCTCGATGGGCGGACGTAG
- a CDS encoding PhnD/SsuA/transferrin family substrate-binding protein, with the protein MALIFVLPPSLGSAKAEARAELIRTALEPKLGEMVTTHVATSYADIEERMESGLAHIVWAPAAVTAKLPAAKAVFTIAREGRTRYHSAIVAKKNARLNLTMLQGKKAAWVDPLSAGGYLLAAARLRAEGIDLSRTFASQIFVGSHRAAVEAVLLDTADITAVSSYETDSGAMVERMRWYAGPAGDKLTPIAFTESCLNDAIVLPATLEDSRANRIIQNLVPKTQSGMVRSRFLGALEADNLVQTPLADYHRLAPLLTPHTPDERNSSNPSDRPSRPSRPPRTSWY; encoded by the coding sequence GTGGCGCTCATCTTCGTTCTGCCCCCATCGCTCGGATCGGCCAAAGCAGAGGCTCGCGCGGAGCTCATTCGTACCGCGCTCGAACCAAAGCTCGGCGAAATGGTGACGACACATGTTGCGACGAGTTATGCGGACATCGAAGAACGTATGGAGAGCGGCCTTGCGCATATCGTTTGGGCTCCGGCCGCAGTGACGGCCAAATTGCCTGCCGCGAAAGCCGTATTCACGATTGCGCGGGAAGGGCGCACGAGATACCATTCGGCCATCGTCGCGAAAAAAAACGCTCGATTGAACCTTACGATGCTTCAAGGCAAAAAGGCCGCGTGGGTGGATCCTTTGTCCGCCGGAGGTTATTTGCTCGCAGCGGCGAGATTACGCGCCGAAGGCATTGACTTGTCGCGTACGTTCGCTTCGCAAATCTTCGTGGGTTCACATCGCGCCGCCGTCGAAGCCGTGCTCCTCGATACAGCCGATATTACGGCGGTTTCGTCATACGAAACGGATTCCGGGGCCATGGTCGAAAGAATGCGTTGGTACGCGGGCCCCGCCGGCGACAAACTCACGCCCATTGCATTCACCGAGAGCTGCCTCAATGATGCGATCGTGTTGCCCGCGACGCTCGAGGACTCGCGAGCCAATCGCATCATTCAAAACCTCGTGCCCAAAACGCAAAGCGGAATGGTGCGCTCGAGGTTTCTCGGAGCGCTCGAAGCCGACAACCTCGTGCAAACACCGCTCGCCGATTACCACCGGCTCGCGCCCTTGCTCACGCCCCACACCCCGGACGAGCGCAATTCGTCGAATCCTAGCGATCGCCCTTCGCGTCCCTCGCGCCCGCCACGCACGTCGTGGTATTGA
- a CDS encoding SUMF1/EgtB/PvdO family nonheme iron enzyme, translated as MDVFGKTTVITAGSAVLLAFFAACGGSTQDTGTIAKTSTPTPAPTPAQPAPPTCAAGTHAENGACVADAPAAPPPATDPGETAVAKPETPAAPASPCPPEMVFVPGGNFKMGLLKIDANVPDLCMDKVETTAKEFETCVNDKKCTDSFATCAPEATYKKAGKEDHPMVCVDFKQAVDYCTYRGKRLPSDEEWEWAARGGAEGRMYPWGNEPPKDHVCWSGAGARTSTCSVNEHPKGASKDGLLGMAGNVFEWTTNRQDSRTKDRVGRGGSWRDGLPNLMRTDRPGKFEVTYRCGFLGIRCVTPPQPRK; from the coding sequence ATGGACGTTTTTGGAAAGACGACGGTCATCACGGCAGGTTCGGCCGTACTTTTGGCATTTTTTGCGGCATGCGGAGGCTCGACGCAGGACACGGGGACGATTGCAAAAACATCGACACCCACGCCCGCACCTACGCCTGCGCAGCCTGCACCTCCGACCTGCGCCGCGGGAACGCATGCCGAAAACGGCGCTTGCGTCGCCGATGCTCCGGCTGCGCCGCCACCGGCGACCGATCCCGGAGAAACCGCCGTCGCAAAACCCGAAACACCAGCCGCACCTGCAAGCCCCTGCCCGCCGGAAATGGTATTCGTCCCCGGCGGTAACTTCAAAATGGGATTATTGAAAATCGACGCCAATGTGCCCGACCTGTGCATGGACAAGGTCGAAACCACTGCAAAAGAATTCGAAACGTGCGTCAACGACAAGAAATGCACCGATAGTTTTGCTACCTGCGCTCCCGAAGCGACCTACAAGAAGGCCGGCAAAGAAGACCACCCCATGGTGTGCGTGGATTTCAAACAAGCCGTCGATTATTGCACGTACCGGGGCAAACGCCTCCCTTCGGATGAAGAATGGGAATGGGCTGCTCGAGGTGGTGCCGAAGGGCGCATGTATCCGTGGGGCAACGAGCCTCCGAAAGATCACGTTTGCTGGTCGGGCGCGGGCGCTCGGACGAGCACGTGTTCCGTGAACGAACATCCCAAAGGCGCAAGCAAAGACGGCCTTTTGGGAATGGCAGGCAACGTCTTCGAATGGACGACGAACAGGCAAGATTCGCGAACGAAAGATCGCGTGGGTCGCGGCGGTAGTTGGCGTGATGGTTTGCCCAATTTGATGCGTACCGACAGACCGGGAAAGTTCGAAGTCACCTATCGTTGCGGGTTTTTGGGCATTCGTTGCGTAACCCCGCCGCAGCCGCGGAAATAG